In Aspergillus nidulans FGSC A4 chromosome IV, a single window of DNA contains:
- a CDS encoding uridine kinase family protein (transcript_id=CADANIAT00000601): MESISPVYSAATKSDKRYSPPWADLSIIGIAGSSGSGKTSVAMEIVKSLDLPWVVILVMDSFYKSLNPEQHAKAHRNEFDFDSPDSIDFDVLVQCLRDLKQGIVELLDVKAVELSDGSQIVLRDVKERGRDIDGIIKQWFNYVKPSYKKFVEPQRSVSDIIIPRGIENKTAIGMVVQHIQRMLEEKSERHSATLQELRRITFEEQLSQNVIMMPQTPQSIGMNTILQNPETEQVDFVFYFDRLAALLIEKALDYTSYAPKEVETPQHNMYSGLKQEGIVSAVAILRGGSCLETALKRTIPDCVTGRVLIRTNETKEEPQLHYLKLPPGIEQHSNVMLLDSQMSSGGAALMAVRVLIDHGVPEDRIIFVTCAAVQSGVKRLAAVYPHVKLIVGRIEEESEPRWMEHRYFGC, from the exons ATGGAGTCGATCTCGCCGGTGTATTCTGCTGCCACTAAGTCGGACAAGCGCTACTCTCCGCCATGGGCGGATTTGAGCATTATCGGAATTGCTGGCAGTTCCGGCTCTGGCAAAACGTCTGTGGCAATGGAAATTGTGAAGTCACTGGACTTACCCTGGGTTGTCATCCTTGTAATG GATTCATTCTACAAGAGCTTGAACCCGGAGCAGCATGCCAAGGCACATCGCAACGAGTTTGATTTCGACAGCCCAGACTCGATTGATTTCGACGTCTTAGTGCAGTGTCTTAGAGATCTCAAACAAGG GATTGTGGAGCTTCTAGACGTCAAA GCCGTAGAG CTTTCTGACGGCAGCCAAATAGTCCTGCGTGATGTCAAAGAAAGAGGTCGAGATATTGATGGAATTATCAAGCAATGGTTCAACTATGTGAAGCCTTCGTACAAAAAGTTTGTTGAGCCTCAAAGATCGGTCTCAG atattatCATTCCTCGAGGTATCGAAAATAAAACCGCGATTG GCATGGTTGTACAACATATTCAACGCATGCTCGAAGAAAAGTCCGAGAGGCACAGTGCAACCCTCCAAGAGCTCCGGCGCATTACATTCGAAGAACAGTTATCACAGAATGTTATCATGATGCCGCAAACGCCTCAGTCCATTGGGATGAATACTATCCTCCAGAATCCGGAGACGGAGCAAGTCGACTTCGTGTTCTATTTCGACAGGTTGGCTGCTTTGCTGATTGAAAA GGCTTTAGATTATACTTCGTACGCACCCAAAGAGGTTGAAACCCCTCAACATAACATGTACAGTGGGTTGAAGCAGGAAGGCATCGTATCAGCGGTTGCTATTCTGCGAGGAGGCTCATGTCTAGAGACCGCTCTCAAACGGACGATTCCCGACTGTGTCACTGGGCGCGTGCTCATTCGGACTAATGAGACCAAAGAGGAGCCCCAACTACATTACCTTAAGTTGCCCCCAGGTATCGAACAGCATTCGAATGTCATGCTTCTTGATTCCCAGATGTCGAGTGGAGGTGCAGCTTTGATGGCAGTGCGTGTGTTGATTGACCATGGTGTGCCGGAAGACAGAATCATTTTTGTGACTTGCGCAGCTGTTCAGTCAGGCGTCAAGCGATTGGCCGCCGTTTACCCGCATGTCAAGCTCATTGTTGGAcgtattgaagaggagagcgAACCTCGGTGGATGGAGCACAGATACTTTGGATGCTAA
- a CDS encoding putative sister chromatid cohesion protein Mis4 (transcript_id=CADANIAT00000598), translated as MDPNWRPAVQVVINSHVQGQAGVAMGQAQRRERPLAVEEALQYSPMYSTPIFGLDCILRPDVGRPPATTSINHILQSGRTALNDLNDDIRSGCHESSRLETSREYLQHLLDGEKLTEFKFKLPTGNRNTTPSLNASHNLVSSSNLLGPFSKMMLDSTDIAYRYPTPSDMDAGTQLKNSKSNPPQTHKLIPSTPKHPNQPASQLSVVIPVKPLPTAEQTQVAPKKRNESTGGDDNVTSIRLRAQKEEADAALVKLQEILHEIFEVEDQLDSWGSDIAPDGPNMIFTSLQSLESSGPILSPDAHSRLQKAMKKVVSFNRLQDIPSDYLNRIQKFCERPIIAAQAPDLKLEDASDETASQDWLKKLDDMHNALLAVNTLLQTMSGSQTERDLCPEDLIEAIPNLLNQVFDNCIIPAVEARPGGKDGKFFELCSLQRRAIGGVIQQSKKVLSLFAGFLARIDVSEGAITATEFFAAKLIFVENSHTEKDSAVGSQKYESVRRGAMDILAKIFSRYPSQRAFILDEILVSLEKLPATRQSARQFKLADGKNIQLLTALVMQLVQTTALDTPSHRSAKTKRKIVKSEGEDDGTDDADETIDDGDNDQSDVSLARLAAKVNGLYDNALRSAQYIIKFIVQRAMTSTKTGDQPYRNILDLFTEDLIGVLSSMDWPAAELLLRIMASHMVSIADLEKSPATAKSMALELLGWMGSAISDLISTAQHLLPAMEESETELTDSLKQLFDDYTNRALHPQDLVVPNGPYRVALEYFLNDSNSNNWQLTSARGFFLTQWAKTFCSIHYNSEVKDEVTYDDATEGAVHLFAKLFSDSRWLETNRNFDNVSAAQGKFAYILTVLNSSFCKAFDTILKVLLNSITSDQAKVRSRSLKSVIYMLEKDPSLLDRDASVMRVILRCATDASPMVRDSALSLIAKCIVLKPNLEEEGCRSILACSGDAAAGVRKRCIGLMKEIYLRTSRVELKMAILDSFLQRTVDLEEGVAALARQTFEEIWLTPFYDLVDAAQDIPKLKVGLAERITLFVHLVQRSDTALEALGPCLGKLLSDSSKTSTMNFKVCKAMVATMFEKLIEGNDSRKEFQQALLQTMTVFAKVNPKLLRPDQLDALHPYIGNLATAEDLFLFRSVVIIYRCVLPYLSNSHNTLLKDVQNDLFKSVAKLARAELNEVMACLWTINGVLRNTDRLVKLTISVLKPIQQYKSVDLSSSSNSVILARAKSYIRIAGCVGRHCDLEKYEPHFRNAVPGWKGGSVAGLMIDSIIPFTLAKQPLEVRVMALESLGSICQSWPAHFGREEPRRVLAAVFEEDNPSLQNIVLKAFADFFAMHEGKAEKSIVPVSEAAEQQNTTRLGGSLKASDNDGAAALIAQHFLKNMLRVAQSRQDSYGLTAIELIASINRQGLVHPKECAGVLVSLETSTVPAIAKVAYDTHKMLHQQYESMFEREYMRAVQEAFYYQRDVVGDPSGATARPYVAKLAPLFDIVKISNSRYQKKFLSNLCSKVNFELKKLNSSGNPPEHLLLARFISQNLAFFDYNQLAELVATVGCLERIVSATGTIVAHAIETEIFPPKQEAMQGDEVSMAVSAETVSSLPLPNVNPATLRHLTVAAASLSMLWEARTHLRRLYGVTAHVRNDAKAAAKETNKSATKVQGVNGDRFWEAISRNMSSLDSQQNMIDKCREFATLLSIDEEFKIGSDEDAEGDFDAAVEAEDSGATWVAGQRPPKRKGSTSSQNPPKRPRGRKSGSGKKRSSASATPDGDADQEH; from the exons ATGGATCCAAACTGGCGTCCGGCTGTCCAAGTCGTCATAAATAGCCATGTCCAGGGGCAGGCGGGAGTTGCGATGGGGCAGGCGCAGCGTCGGGAAAGACCATTAGCTGTGGAAGAGGCCCTGCAGTACTCTCCAATGTACAGTACCCCGATATTTGGATTGG ATTGCATATTACGTCCGGATGTTGGCCGCCCTCCTGCTACGACCTCAATAAATCATATCCTCCAGTCCGGCCGCACTGCGCTGAATGATCTAAACGACGACATCCGATCAGGATGCCACGAATCAAGCCGCTTAGAGACCTCCCGGGAGTACCTGCAGCATCTATTGGATGGGGAGAAACTGACTGAATT CAAATTCAAGCTCCCGACAGGAAACCGGAACACTACGCCATCACTAAATGCCTCTCACAATTTGGTTTCCAGCAGTAACCTCCTTGGGCCCTTCTCCAAAATGATGCTGGACTCCACGGATATCGCCTATCGAT ATCCTACACCCTCGGATATGGATGCTGGGACCCAGCTGAAGAATTCTAAATCTAACCCACCCCAGACCCATAAACTCATTCCTAGCACTCCTAAACACCCTAACCAGCCCGCAAGCCAGCTCTCCGTCGTGATACCGGTTAAGCCATTGCCGACCGCCGAACAAACACAGGTTGctccgaagaagaggaacgagaGCACTGGTGGTGATGACAATGTAACGTCCATTCGGCTAAGAGCTcagaaggaagaagcagatgctgcccTTGTCAAGTTGCAGGAGATTCTTCATGAGATATTTGAAGTAGAAGATCAACTTGACTCGTGGGGATCCGACATAGCTCCAGATGGACCGAACATGATATTCACTTCGCTTCAATCGTTGGAATCCAGTGGACCTATTCTTTCTCCGGATGCCCATTCACGCCTTCAAAAGGCTATGAAGAAGGTGGTGAGCTTCAATAGACTCCAAGACATTCCCTCAGATTACCTCAATCGCATCCAGAAGTTCTGTGAAAGGCCAATAATTGCTGCGCAAGCGCCTGATCTGAAGTTAGAGGATGCATCGGACGAAACAGCATCTCAGGACTGGTTGAAAAAGTTGGATGACATGCACAATGCCCTTCTTGCTGTCAACACTCTCCTTCAGACGATGTCTGGCTCCCAGACAGAACGGGACCTTTGTCCTGAGGACTTGATTGAAGCGATTCCGAACCTACTTAATCAGGTCTTCGACAACTGCATAATACCAGCCGTTGAAGCCCGGCCCGGAGGGAAGGACGGGAAATTTTTCGAGCTCTGTTCTCTTCAAAGGCGTGCCATTGGTGGAGTAATTCAGCAAAGCAAGAAGGTTCTCAGCCTTTTTGCTGGATTTCTAGCACGGATCGATGTTTCCGAAGGAGCAATTACCGCAACCGAGTTTTTTGCTGCCAAATTGATATTCGTTGAGAATTCGCACACGGAAAAGGACTCGGCGGTTGGTAGTCAAAAATATGAATCTGTTCGGCGCGGGGCAATGGACATTCTCGCAAAGATATTTTCGAGATATCCGTCCCAGCGCGCGTTCATCCTCGACGAGATCTTAGTTTCCCTAGAAAAGCTTCCAGCTACTCGGCAAAGTGCCAGGCAGTTCAAGCTTGCCGATGGCAAAAATATCCAGTTGCTAACCGCCCTGGTCATGCAGCTCGTGCAGACCACTGCCTTAGACACTCCTTCTCACAGGTCGGCAAAGACTAAGCGTAAGATTGTGAAGTCCGAAGGCGAGGACGATGGTACCGATGACGCCGACGAAActattgatgatggtgataATGATCAGTCCGATGTATCATTAGCGCGTTTGGCTGCGAAGGTCAATGGCCTGTACGATAATGCTCTGCGAAGCGCTCAGTATATTATCAAGTTCATTGTCCAGCGAGCAATGACGTCCACCAAGACTGGTGACCAACCCTACCGAAATATCCTTGACCTCTTCACTGAAGACTTGATTGGAGTTCTAAGTTCTATGGACTGGCCTGCTGCGGAACTGCTTCTTCGTATCATGGCATCGCACATGGTCAGCATCGCGGACCTTGAGAAGAGCCCCGCCACAGCGAAGAGCATGGCTCTAGAGCTTTTGGGTTGGATGGGTTCGGCCATCTCTGACTTGATTTCTACAGCACAGCACTTACTTCCTGCCATGGAAGAGTCCGAAACGGAGCTTACAGATTCTTTAAAGCAATTGTTCGATGATTATACAAATCGTGCTCTACATCCTCAAGATCTCGTGGTTCCGAATGGCCCCTACCGAGTGGCCCTCGAGTATTTCCTCAACGATAGCAACTCGAATAATTGGCAACTTACCAGCGCCAGGGGATTTTTTTTGACTCAGTGGGCAAAGACATTCTGCTCTATTCACTACAACTCCGAGGTAAAGGACGAAGTTACATACGATGATGCAACAGAGGGTGCAGTACATCTTTTTGCAAAGCTGTTCTCTGATTCACGATGGCTGGAGACTAATAG GAATTTCGACAACGTCTCAGCTGCCCAAGGGAAATTTGCCTACATTCTAACGGTCCTGAACTCGAGCTTTTGCAAAGCTTTCGATACCATTCTCAAAGTGCTCCTCAACTCAATCACGAGTGACCAAGCCAAAGTCCGGAGTCGCAGTCTAAAGAGTGTAATATATATGCTGGAGAAGGACCCGAGTCTTCTGGATAGAGATGCCTCGGTTATGCGCGTAATTCTTCGATGTGCGACAGACGCGTCACCTATGGTTCGCGACTCCGCATTGTCGTTGATCGCTAAATGCATTGTCTTAAAACCGAACttagaagaagagggctgcCGGAGCATCCTGGCCTGCTCTGGCGATGCTGCAGCCGGCGTCCGAAAACGGTGCATTGGGTTGATGAAAGAAATCTACCTAAGGACTTCACGCGTCGAGCTAAAAATGGCCATCCTGGATAGCTTTCTTCAGCGAACTGttgaccttgaagagggcgTGGCAGCATTGGCGCGTCAGACATTCGAAGAAATCTGGCTTACTCCGTTCTATGATCTGGTCGACGCCGCTCAGGATATCCCAAAGCTGAAGGTTGGGCTCGCAGAAAGAATTACACTATTTGTACATCTGGTACAAAGAAGTGATACGGCTTTAGAAGCACTTGGCCCTTGCTTAGGAAAGCTGCTATCTGATTCGTCCAAGACATCTACTATGAATTTCAAAGTGTGCAAAGCTATGGTTGCGACCATGTTCGAGAAATTGATCGAGGGTAATGATTCAAGAAAGGAGTTCCAGCAGGCTTTACTGCAAACGATGACAGTATTTGCCAAAGTGAACCCCAAATTACTTCGTCCAGACCAGTTGGATGCCCTCCATCCTTACATAGGGAACCTTGCCACGGCAGAAGATCTGTTTTTATTCCGCTCTGTGGTGATCATCTACCGATGTGTTCTACCATACCTATCAAACTCTCATAATACGCTCTTGAAAGATGTCCAAAATGACCTTTTCAAGAGCGTGGCCAAACTGGCACGGGCAGAGCTCAACGAGGTCATGGCTTGTCTGTGGACTATCAACGGCGTCTTGCGAAATACGGACCGCCTTGTGAAGCTCACGATCTCCGTTCTGAAACCCATACAGCAGTACAAGAGCGTTGACCTCtctagcagcagcaactcTGTTATTCTTGCAAGGGCGAAGAGCTATATCAGAATCGCGGGCTGTGTTGGCCGGCATTGTGACCTTGAGAAATACGAACCTCACTTTCGGAACGCGGTCCCAGGCTGGAAAGGCGGGTCTGTAGCCGGTCTTATGATTGACTCAATTATCCCCTTCACCCTGGCAAAGCAGCCGCTTGAGGTGCGCGTCATGGCTCTTGAGAGTTTGGGTTCTATTTGCCAATCATGGCCTGCGCATTTTGGCCGAGAAGAACCGAGACGTGTCCTTGCAGCAGTGTTTGAGGAAGACAACCCCAGCCTCCAAAATATCGTCCTGAAGGCCTTTGCGGATTTCTTCGCAATGCACGAAGGCAAAGCAGAGAAGTCTATAGTCCCCGTCTCCGAGGCCGCGGAACAGCAAAACACGACTAGGTTAGGCGGGTCACTGAAAGCGAGCGATAACGACGGAGCCGCTGCGTTGATTGCCCAGCACTTTCTCAAAAACATGCTTCGAGTCGCACAGTCTCGGCAAGACTCATACGGCTTGACCGCTATCGAATTGATTGCTAGCATCAACAGGCAAGGTTTAGTGCATCCGAAAGAGTGCGCTGGAGTCCTAGTCTCCTTGGAGACATCCACCGTGCCAGCCATAGCCAAGGTAGCGTACGATACGCACAAGATGCTTCACCAGCAGTATGAGTCTATGTTCGAAAGGGAATATATGCGTGCCGTCCAGGAGGCGTTCTACTACCAACGCGATGTCGTTGGGGATCCCTCTGGCGCCACGGCCCGTCCATATGTTGCCAAGCTAGCGCCGCTATTCGATATCGTCAAGATAAGTAATAGCCGGTATCAAAAAAAGTTCCTTTCGAACCTCTGCTCCAAAGTGAACTTCGAACTGAAGAAGCTTAACTCCAGCGGTAACCCGCCAGAGCATCTTCTGCTTGCCCGCTTTATTTCTCAAAACCTGGCATTCTTCGACTACAACCAGCTTGCTGAACTAGTGGCGACTGTTGGCTGCTTGGAGCGCATCGTCTCCGCGACAGGAACCATTGTAGCACACGCTATTGAGACCGAGATATTCCCGCCAAAACAGGAAGCTATGCAGGGAGACGAGGTGTCCATGGCTGTGTCAGCCGAGACTGTCAGTAGCTTACCACTGCCAAATGTCAATCCGGCGACTTTACGACATCTTACTGTAGCAGCCGCGTCTTTGTCGATGTTGTGGGAGGCACGAACACATCTTCGACGTCTGTACGGAGTCACGGCCCATGTCCGGAACGATGCGAAGGCGGCCGCTAAGGAGACTAACAAGTCCGCTACGAAGGTACAAGGTGTCAATGGTGATAGATTCTGGGAGGCCATTTCCCGAAATATGTCATCTCTGGACAGTCAGCAAAACATGATCGATAAATGTCGTGAATTTGCAACACTACTCTCCATTGACGAGGAGTTCAAGATTGGATCCGACGAAGATGCGGAGGGTGATTTTGACGCAGCCGTCGAGGCTGAAGACTCTGGAGCGACCTGGGTTGCTGGCCAACGCCCGCCGAAGCGCAAGGGCTCCACATCGAGTCAAAATCCGCCGAAACGGCCTCGAGGCCGAAAATCCGGGTcgggaaagaagaggagcagtgCGAGTGCGACTCCAGACGGGGATGCGGATCAGGAGCACTAG
- a CDS encoding NADH-ubiquinone reductase (H(+)-translocating) ndeA (transcript_id=CADANIAT00000599), producing the protein MSATLLASRADTIALRRIGLLSRRLYSSNSPISSRVASIQLANYNHRKPIPQCLASRAFFEPRYSLRHNSTATLKEHGFARRFRIKNIVVKTFAYCGFFIIMSSAAVIAFFIYDATTYRESSSAEDIPVSELALNPRRGGPKNLPIAEVLIGDDDSEAMQAQKDKPRLVILGTGWGSIALLKELNPGDYHVTVVSPTNYFLFTPMLPSATVGTLGLRSLVEPVRRIVQRVHGHFLKGEAVDVDFSEKLVEITQINHKGEKEQFYLPYDKLVIGVGCVTNPHGVKGLEHCHFLKSIDDARRIKNQVLDNMELACLPTTTDEERKRLLSFVVCGGGPTGVEFASELFDLLNEDLLYSFPKILRNEISVHIIQSRSHILNTYDEALSKFAESRFARDDVDVLTNARVKEVREDKVVFTQLEDGKTVTKEIPMGFCLWSTGVGRSDFCSRLSDKLEAQNNKHALETDSHLRLIGAPLGDVYAIGDCATVQNKVADHIVSFLRTIAWEKGKDPQKVHLTFREWRDVAARVKKRFPQASNHLRRLDRLFEQYDKDHSGTLDFEELSELLHQIDTKLTSLPATAQRANQQGQYLGRKLTKIAAAMPGMQANQIDYGDLDEAVYKAFNYKHLGSLAYISNAAIFDFGGLNFGGGVLAMYLWRSVYFAESVSLRTRVMLAMDWAKRALFGRVYCSMGMQSAISHRLCQSSY; encoded by the exons ATGAGCGCTACGCTCCTCGCGAGTCGTGCGGACACCATCGCGCTGAGAAGAATTGGACTGCTTTCGAGACGGCTTTACAGTTCTAACTCCCCTATATCATCAAGAGTTGCTTCTATACAGTTAGCCAATTACAATCATCGCAAACCCATCCCTCAATGCCTTGCGTCTCGTGCCTTCTTCGAACCTCGATATTCACTTCGACACAATTCCACTGCAACATTAAAGGAGCATGGATTTGCCCGGAGGTTCCGAATTAAGAATATAGTCGTCAAGACTTTTGCATACTGCGGCTTCTTCATTATCATGAGCAGTGCGGCCGTGATAGCATTCTTTATTTACGATGCGACTACATACCGCGAGTCCTCAAGCGCTGAGGATATCCCAGTCTCGGAGTTAGCGCTCAATCCTCGTCGCGGAGGTCCGAAAAACTTGCCAATTGCAGAAGTGCTtattggtgatgatgattccgAGGCAATGCAGGCACAGAAGGATAAGCCGCGGCTTGTTATTTTAGGTACGGGCTGGGGTAGTATCGCGCTGCTCAAGGAGCTTAACCCTGGTGATTACCATGTCACCGTGGTGTCTCCGACGAATTATTTCCTGTTCACGCCTATGCTACCTTCGGCGACTGTTGGAACGCTTGGGTTGAGGTCGCTTGTTGAGCCAGTCCGCCGTATCGTTCAGCGAGTCCATGGGCACTTCCTCAAGGGTGAGGCAGTCGATGTCGACTTCTCGGAGAAACTGGTCGAGATTACTCAGATAAACCACAAAGGGGAGAAGGAACAATTCTACCTCCCGTACGACAAGCTTGTGATTGGCGTCG gTTGCGTTACGAATCCCCATGGTGTAAAAGGCCTTGAGCACTGCCATTTCCTGAAATCTATTGATGATGCCCGCCGTATAAAAAACCAAGTACTGGATAACATGGAACTCGCATGCTTACCAACCACTACTGACGAGGAGCGGAAACGCCTGCTGTCCTTTGTTGTCTGCGGTGGTGGGCCAACTGGTGTCGAATTTGCTTCTGAACTCTTTGACCTTCTGAACGAGGATCTGCTCTATTCGTTTCCGAAGATATTAAGAAACGAGATTTCTGTGCATATTATTCAGAGCCGCAGTCACATTTTAAACACATACGATGAAGCTCTCTCAAAATTCGCAGAG TCTCGCTTCGCGCGTGATGACGTTGATGTTTTGACAAACGCTAGGGTTAAGGAAGTCCGTGAAGATAAAGTCGTTTTTACCCAACTAGAAGACGGAAAGACGGTAACAAAAGAGATTCCTATGGGGTTCTGTCTATGGTCTACCGGCGTGG GACGCAGTGATTTCTGTTCAAGACTGTcagacaagctcgaggcCCAAAACAACAAGCACGCCCTAGAAACAGACTCACACCTCCGCCTCATCGGAGCTCCTCTGGGCGATGTATACGCCATAGGTGATTGTGCCACAGTTCAAAACAAGGTCGCCGACCACATCGTCTCCTTCCTTCGCACCATTGCCTGGgaaaaaggcaaagacccACAGAAAGTGCACCTTACCTTCCGCGAGTGGCGCGATGTCGCCGCCCGTGTCAAGAAGCGCTTCCCTCAAGCCTCCaaccacctccgccgcctagacaggctcttcgaacaatATGACAAAGACCATTCAGGCACCCTTGACTTTGAAGAACTCTCCGAACTTCTCCACCAAATTGACACGAAACTCACCTCTCTCCCCGCCACCGCCCAACGCGCAAACCAACAGGGCCAATACCTCGGCCGCAAACTCACTAAGATCGCAGCTGCCATGCCCGGCATGCAAGCCAACCAAATCGACTACGGTGACCTTGACGAAGCTGTCTATAAGGCCTTTAATTACAAACATCTCGGAAGCTTGGCGTACATTAGCAACGCCGCCATCTTTGACTTTGGTGGTTTGAACTTCGGCGGTGGCGTCCTGGCTATGTATCTCTGGCGTAGTGTTTACTTTGCCGAGAGTGTTAGTCTGCGGACGCGGGTCATGCTGGCCATGGACTGGGCTAAGAGAGCGCTTTTCGGAAGAG TGTACTGTAGTATGGGAATGCAATCAGCTATCAGTCATAGACTTTGTCAGAGTTCATATTAG
- a CDS encoding uncharacterized protein (transcript_id=CADANIAT00000600), which yields MSATNYVSPTSSTSTPTWHHFERKVDEVKPSKTDMNRLVMDYLVTNGYPAAAQKFALEANIEPVDVESIRERVEIRTAIYSGNIQAAIEKINELNPQILDENPSLHFSLLRLQLVELIRSCSVNPDGDITPALEFATSQLAPRAPTNPQFLEDLEKTLALLIYPKENLTPSLAPLLHSDLRRDIYAKVNAAILQDQGARTEALLCDFARLYAWAEQKAREAKKDIPDKLDLGLGESNNSNSTLDNTANAPQLGASNDTVMTNNGDVDSMIS from the exons ATGTCTGCTACCAATTAC GTGTCTCCCAcgtcttcaacatcaacgccAACATGGCACCACTTCGAGCGCAAAGTCGACGAAGTTAAGCCGTCCAAGAC TGATATGAACAGATTGGTTATGGACTACCTAGTCACAAATGGCTACCCAGCTGCAGCGCAGAAATTTGCGCTCGAAGCCAATATTGAGCCAGTGGACGTCGAATCAATCCGGGAGCGGGTTGAAATTCGGACGGCCATCTACTCCGGGAacatccaggctgcaattGAAAAAATCAACGAACTCAATCCTCAG ATTCTAGATGAAAACCCGTCGCTGCATTTTTCGCTACTTCGTTTGCAGCTTGTGGAGTTGATACGCTCCTGCTCGGTTAACCCTGATGGAGACATCACCCCAGCTCTTGAGTTTGCTACTTCCCAGCTCGCACCCAGGGCACCAACAAACCCCCAGTTCCTTGAAGACCTTGAGAAGACGCTTGCGCTTCTCATATACCCCAAGGAGAACCTAACACCATCTCTAGCTCCACTTCTCCATTCCGATTTACGTAGGGACATTTATGCTAAGGTCAACGCAGCTATCCTGCAAGACCAAGGTGCTCGTACAGAAGCTCTTTTGTGCGACTTCGCCAGGTTGTACGCTTGGGCGGAGCAAAAGGCCCGAGAGGCTAAGAAGGATATCCCTGACAAGCTGGatcttgggcttggggaaTCCAACAATAGTAATTCTACCCTGGACAACACGGCGAATGCCCCCCAGCTTGGCGCCTCTAACGATACTGTAATGACCAACAACGGAGACGTTGATTCGATGATCTCATGA